In Falco biarmicus isolate bFalBia1 chromosome 5, bFalBia1.pri, whole genome shotgun sequence, a single genomic region encodes these proteins:
- the SLC37A3 gene encoding sugar phosphate exchanger 3 — MALPGSLRRQPANRGLVSHCTHHHVVVFLLTFFSYSLLHASRKTFSNVKVSISSQWTPFCLNSTTPELRPYELWNSSHLFPNAEEATLFLGTLDTIFLFSYAMGLFVSGIVGDRLNLRWVLSFGMCSSALVVFFFGTLTEWLHFYNKWFYCCLWVVNGLLQSTGWPCVVAVMGNWFGKAGRGFVFGLWSACASVGNILGAFLASCVLKYGYEYAFLVTASVQFAGGVIVFFGLLTSPKEVGLPELGADEDGSVEEDANRPLMSNDDVDDDDRNIQATDTDNQPKAIGFFQACCLPGVVLYSLAYACLKLVNYSFFFWLPFYLSNNFGWKEAEADQLSIWYDVGGIIGGTIQGLISDVLQKRAPVLAISLLFAVGSLFGYSRSPNSKPINAVIMAITGFFIGGPSNMISSAISADLGRQDLVKGSSEALATVTGIVDGTGSVGAAVGQYLVSLIQENLGWMWVFYFFIVMTSSTILFISPLIVREIRLLLHERRLRMLAE; from the exons ATGGCTCTGCCTGGGAGTTTACGGAGGCAGCCTGCAAACAGAGGCCTTGTGTCCCATTGCACCCACCATCATGTTGTTGTGTTCCTGCTGACCTTCTTCAG TTATTCCCTGCTCCATGCTTCCAGGAAGACATTCAGTAATGTCAAAGTCAGCATTTCCAGCCAGTGGACTCCCTTCTGCCTGAACAGCACGACCCCTGAGCTCCGGCCATACGAG CTCTGGAACAGCAGCCATTTATTTCCAAATGCAGAAGAAGCAACTCTCTTCTTGGGGACATTGGACactatctttttgttttcctatgcTATG GGTCTCTTCGTCAGTGGCATAGTTGGGGATCGCCTGAATTTACgctgggttttgtcttttggCATGTGTTCCTCTGCTCTGGTG GTATTCTTCTTTGGCACACTTACGGAATGGTTGCATTTCTACAACAAGTGGTTCTACTGCTGTCTCTGGGTTGTGAATGGCTTGCTGCAGTCTACTGGTTGGCCCTGTGTGGTTGCTGTCATGGGCAATTGGTTTGGAAAAGCTGG GAGAGGCTTTGTGTTTGGACTCTGGAGTGCTTGTGCATCTGTGGGAAATATCCTTGGGGCGTTCCTTGCCTCCTGCGTTCTCAAATATGGCTATGAG TATGCTTTCTTGGTGACTGCCTCTGTGCAGTTTGCTGGAGGAGTCATTGTGTTCTTTGGGCTCCTGACATCACCAAAGGAAGTGG GACTCCCTGAGCTTGGAGCAGATGAAGATGGCAGTGTGGAGGAAGATGCCAACAGACCTTTAATGAGCAATGATGATGTAGATGATGACGACCGGAATATTCAAGCAACTGACACCGACAACCAGCCAAAGGCCATTGGCTTTTTCCAGGCTTGTTGCCTTCCGGGTGTAGTACTG TACTCTTTGGCCTATGCCTGCTTGAAGCTGGTGAATTACTCATTCTTCTTCTGGCTGCCCTTCTACCTCAGCAACAATTTTGgatggaaagaagcagaagctgACCAGCTCTCGATCTGGTATGATGTGGGAGGAATCATAG gTGGGACTATCCAGGGCTTGATTTCTGATGTGCTACAGAAGAGAGCCCCAGTGCTAGCGATCAGCCTGCTCTTTGCTGTAGGCTCTCTTTTTGGATACAGCC GTTCTCCAAACAGCAAACCTATCAATGCTGTGATCATGGCAATTACAG GATTTTTCATCGGAGGCCCATCTAACATGATCAGTTCTGCAATTTCTGCTGACCTGGGGCGTCAGGATCTGGTGAAAGGCAGCAGTGAGGCTCTGGCAACAGTCACGGGAATTGTGGATGGAACTGGCAGCGTTGGTGCTGCAGTTGGCCAG TATCTAGTGTCTTTGATCCAGGAGAACCTGGGATGGATGTgggttttctatttctttattgTAATG ACGAGTTCAACAATCCTGTTCATTTCACCATTAATAGTGAGGGAGATCAGATTGCTTCTGCATGAGCGGCGCCTGCGGATGCTGGCTGAGTGa